Genomic window (Streptomyces yatensis):
GCGGCCGCCTCCTGACGGCACGGCCCACGAACCGCCCCCTCGCACCACAAGAACACCCACCCGAGAAACACACCCAAGAAACACACCGAGAAATACACACGAAGGAGCACACCATGTCCGAAGCGCGTGAGCAGCACCTGGACGAGCTGCGCGAGATCGTCGCCGAGGTGCTCGAGGTCGAGCCCGAGGAGATCACCGAGACCGGTTCTTTCGTGGAGGAGCACGAGGCGGACTCGCTGCGGGCGATCGAGATCCTCGCCCGGATCGAGAAGAAGTACAAGATCGACATCCCGCAGTCCGAGCTGCCGCAGATGGAGAACCTCAAGGCGGTCTACGACGTCGTGGCCAACCAGGCCGGCTGGCAGGACTGACCCCTTCGCACACCACGGCGACGACGACGTCACGAGGGAAGAGAGCGGATCACCGACATGAATGCTCCAGCAGCCCGGGACACCGGGGGACGGCAGATGGCCTGGGCCGGATACACGGCCGCGGTACTGGCCATCGTCTTCGGCCTGTTCAGCTTCTACTGGGCCGCCGGAGGCACCTTCGGCATCGACACCCTGGGCGGCGCGATCCAGCGGATGGCGGAACGCCGGGACTCCGGCTTCCTCGCGGTCGTCTGGATCACCGGCGCGCTCAAGGTCGCGGGCGGTCTCTTCTCGTTGTCGCTCGTCCGGCCGTGGGGCCGCGTCGTCCCCCGCCCGCTGATGCTTCTCGCGGGCTGGGGCGGCGCGGCACTGCTGACCGTCTACGGCGCCCTGCAGGTCGGCAGCCTGCTGCTGGTGGCGTTCGGCGTGCTCACCCCGTCCGACCCCGTCGAGTGGAAGCCGCTGCTGTGGCGCCTGTTCGTCTGGGACATGTCGTTCCTGGTGTGGGGAATCCTGCTCTTCCTCGCCACCCGGACCTATGTCATGAACCATCCGCGGCGCCCGGAAAGGCGCGGAGGAAATTGATGTACGACAGCGCGCAGGACCTGGTCTTCGACCATGTCTTCCTGCGGATCGATGGACTCGTCCCCGATATCCGGCTCCTGCTCAAGATCGAGGGTTTCAATCCGGCCGGTTCGATCAAACTGAAGACCGCCATCGGACTCGTCGAGGACGCCGAGCGGTGGAATCTGCTCAGACCCGGCGGCCACATCATCGAATCGTCCTCGGGCAACCTGGGAGTGGCGCTCGCCTCCGTGTGCGCCGCCAGGGGATACCGCTTCACCTGCGTCACCGACCCCAACACCTCACCCCAGAACGCGGCCCTGATCCGGGCCTTCGGGGCGACGCTGGTGGTGGTCGACAAGAAGGACGCCAACGGCGGCTATCTCCAGTCGAGGATCGACCACATCCACGACCGGCTGCGGGAGGACCCCTCCCTGTTCTGGCCGAACCAGTACGCGAACGAGGCCAACCCCCGGATCCACCGGGAGCGCACCGCCGCCGCCATCCTCGAGGAGGTCCCCGAGGTCGACCACCTGTTCATCGGCGCCGGCACCACCGGCACCCTGATGGGCTGCGCGGCCTACTTCCACGAACGCTCCCCGCACACCCGGATCGTCGCGGTGGACACCGCGGGATCCGTCACCTTCGGCTTCCCGCCCGGCAAGCGGCATCTCCCCGGGCTGGGCACCAGCCGCAAGCCCGAACTGTGCGACCCCCGGCTCGTCGACGACATCGTCATCGTCCCCGAGGCCGAGGCGATCCGCATGTGCCGCACCATCGCCAGAAGCCGGGGCATCGCCATCGGCGGCTCCACCGGCTCGGTCCTGGCGGCCGTGGCGCGCAGGGGCCCATCGCTGCCGCCCGGATCCACCGTCGTGGCCATCGCTCCCGACACCGGGGACCGCTATCTCAACACCATCTACAACGACGCCTGGGTCGAGGAACGCTTCGGACACCAGGCCCTGGCCCCGGCGGGCGCGGACGACCATCCGGACGCCGACGGCTCACTGCTCCTGAAAGGCTGACATGTTCGACTTCCATGTCGTCAGCGGCAAAACCGCCCGCCGTGTGATCGGCCGCTCCCGGTCGAAGATCGTTGACCAGGTACGGGACACCTACCTCACCCATGACCTGGGTGACTCGGTCAATCCCAACAGCTACTTCCTGCGCTTCCCCGACAAGCCCGACAGCCGCATCATCGCCCTGCCCGCCTATCTGGGCGGTGGGCACTCGGTCGCCGGCATCAAGTGGATCGCCAGCTTCCCCGCCAATATCGAGCGCTCGGTGCCGCGCGCCTCGGCGGTCCTGCTGCTCAACGACTACGAGACCGGCTATCCGTTCGCCTGCCTCGAAGCCGCCCAGATCAGCGCCGCCCGCACCGCGGCCTCCGCCGTGCTCGCCGCCGAGACGCTGCACGGATCCCGGACCGCCCGGCGGCTCCTGGTGATCGGCGCGGGCATCATCGCCCGCAACATCCTGGAGTTCTTCACCGACCGCGACTGGCAGCTCGACGAGGTGCTGGTGCACGACCGGGACCCGCGCTACGCCGAATCGCTCACCGAGCATGTCTCCGGCGTCCTCGGCCACCGTGCGAGCGTCGCCCCCGACCGGGACAAGGCCATCGCCGAGGCCGATCTGGTGGTGCTCGCCACCACGGCAGGAGAGCCCTACATCACCCGGCCGGGCACCTTCGCCCCCGGTCAGATCGTCCTCAACATCTCCCTGCGGGACATCGGCCCGGAGATCGTGGTGGGCGCCTGCAACATCCTGGACGACATCGACCACTGCCTCACGGCCAACACCTCGCCGCATCTGGCCGAGCAGAAGTTCGGCCACCGGGATTTCATCAACGGCACCCTCGCGGATGTGATCCGTGGCCGCCGGAAGGTGGCTGCCGACCGGCCCGTCATCTTCTCGCCCTTCGGCCTCGGCGTGCTCGACCTCGCCGTCGGCGCGTTCGTGCACCGGGCCGCCCTCGAGGCGAACGAGGCCACCGCCATCGAAGGATTCTTCGGCGAGACCACCCGCTGGTGATCGCCACCGGCCGGTGAGCACCACCGGCTCGTGACCCGCCCTTCTCTCACCACCCACCGGCCCCTGTCCGGGCCCGAAGCATGAGGTAATTCCCATGTCCACACAACGCCGTGCCCTTGTCACCGGGGGATCGCGCGGTATCGGCGCGAGCGTCGCCCTCCGCCTCGCCCAGGACGGAATGGACGTCGCGTTCTGCTACCGCAGCGAGAAGGAGCGCGCCGAGGAGACCGCCGAGCGGATCCGTGAGCTGGGGGTGCGCTGCTTCCACGCGCCCTGTGACGTCGCGGACCTGGAGGCCGTGCAGTCCTTCATCAAGGAGGCGGAGGCCGACCTCGGCCCCATCGACACCCTCGTCAACTCGGCCGGCATCGTCCGCGACAACCCCCTCGTGCTGATGCCGGTGGAGGACTGGAACGCCGTCATCGACGCCAGCCTGACCGGTGTCTTCAACTTCTGCCGGTCGATGGCGTTCGGCTTCATGAAGCGCAAGCGGGGCGTCATCGTCAACGTCTCCTCGGTGGCCGGGGTCTACGGCAACAAGGCGCAGACGAACTACTCCGCCGCCAAGGCCGGTATCAACGGCATGAGCAAGGCGCTGGCCAAGGAGCTCGCCCCCTACGGCCTGCGGGTCAACGTCGTCGCCCCCGGCTTCATCGAGACCGACATGACCGCGGACCTCACCGACAAGGTGCGCGCCCAGGCGATGGAGCTGGTCCCCATGCGCCGCTTCGGCACCCCCGAGGACGTGGCCGAACTGGTGTCGTTCCTGGTGTCCGACCGGGCCGGCTACATCACCGGGCAGATCCTCCAGGTCGACGGGGGCATCGTCCTGTGAGCCGCCGGTTCGCCGCCCCGCTCACCGCGGTCGACACGGTGGACATCGCGGACACCCCGGGCGGCGCACGCGTGGAGGCGGTCAAGCGGATCGCCGGCGAGGACCCGTATCTCGTCGGCCACTACCCGGACTTCACCATCTACCCGGGCGTGTTCACCCTCGAATCCGTCCACCAGGCCATCCGCCACTGGGCCACCGAACGGCACGGCCCGGGGGCCGTCGCCGAACTGGCCACCATCACCTCGATCAGCTTCGCGGCCCCGCTCGTGCCCGGGGACACCCTGCGCATCGGCTGCGATCTGACCGAACACGACGACACCCCCGCGACGGTGCGGGCCAAGGTCCGCTGCCACCGCGGCGACGGCGCCCTGTCCGCCCGGATGACCCTCGAACTGCGCATCGACCGGAGGGACGGCGATGATCACGCTTGAACACGCCGACATCCGGCGCATCCTGCCGCACCGCCACCCCGTCCTGCTCGTGGACCGCGTCCTGGACCTCGAACCGGGCTCGCGCATCACCGCCACCAAGACCGTGTCCGGCAGCGAACCCTGCTACGCCGGGCTGGACGAGGACCTCCCCACGTCCGCCTACGCCTATCCGGCCTCCCTGCTCGTCGAGTCGTTCGGCCAGACCGGCGCCGTGCTGTGGCTGTACTCCGCCGCCACCGCGGGGGAGCGGCGCGAGGGCACCCTCATCTTCGGCTCCGCCCGCGAGGTGACGATCACCGGCAGCGCCTACCCCGGCGATGTGCTGCGCCACACCGTCGAGATCGACCAGCTCATCGGCGACAACGCGTTCATGCGCGGCGAGACCTGGGTGGGCGAGCGCCGCATCGCCACCCTCGGCTCGGTCCTCGCCGTCGTCCGCGAGGGGATCGCCGCCGGCACCGGCTCATGACCCTCCGCACGCCCCAAATCCCGTCCCCGGCTTTTGCCGGCCACCCCCGTCCCCCTGCCGAATTCAGGAGAATTCCCATGTCCGAAGCGCGTGAGAAGCATCTGGACGAGCTGCGCGAGATCGTCGCCGAGGTGCTCGAGGTCGAGCCGGAGGAGATCACCGAGACCGGTTCCTTCGTGGAGGAGCACGAGGCGGACTCGCTCCGGGCGATCGAGATCCTCGCCCGCATCGAGAAGAAGTACAAGATCGACATTCCGCAGTCCGAGCTGCCGCAGATGGAGAACCTCAAGGCGGTCTACGACGTCGTGGCCGCGCAGTCCGGCTGGCAGGACTGATCACCGATGAACCGACGAGTGGTCATCACCGGGCTCGGTCCGGTCTCCAGCATCGGCACCGGTGTCACGGCGTTCGGCCGGGCCCTGCGGGCCGGCACCAGTGGCATCTCCGCCATCTCCAGCTTCGACTCCTCCGGCTTCCCGCACTACATGGCCGGTGAGGTCCCCGACTTCGACCCCAAGGCGCTGCTGCGCACCCTCTCCACCTCCGAATGGGGCCGCACCAGCCTGTTCGCGGCCGCGGCCGCGCGGCTGGCCGTCGAGGATGCCGGAATCGACGAGAAGGTGCTCGCGGGCGCCGCCGCAGGCTCCAGCATCGGCACCACCAGCGGAGAGTCCCAGGTCATCGAGGCGCTCACCGCCGAGTGGGTGCACAGCGGGCTGGACCGGATCACCCCGGCGTACGCGGCCCAGGTCCCGGCCTCCCGGCTGGCCACCGCCGTCAACCAGGAACTCGGTCTCACCGGCGAGGCGGTGACCCTGTCCACCGCCTGCTCGGCCAGCAACTACGCACTCGGCTACGCGTACGACCAGATCGTCACCGGCGACGCCGACTACATGATCGCCGGTGGCGCGGACTCGGTGTGCCGCTGGGCGCACGCCGGTTTCTACCGGCTCGGCGCGCTCACCGAGAAGGTCTGCTCACCGTTCGACAAGGACCGCTCCGGCATCCTCACCGGCGAGGGCGGGGCCGCCCTCTTCCTGGAATCCCTGGAGTCCGCCACCGAACGCGGCGCCCACATCTACGCCGAGGTGCTCGGCTACGGCCTCAACTGCGACGCCAACCACATGGTCGCCCCCGACCCGGTGAGCATCGCCGCATGCATGCGCCGGGCCCACCACAACGCCGGTATCGCCCCCGCCGACGTCGACTACATCTGCGCCCACGGCACCGGCACCCCGGCCAACGACGCGATGGAGGCCCAGGCCGTGGTCGAGGTCTTCGGCACCCGGCCCCCGCCGATCAGCTCCATCAAGTCCATGCTCGGCCACACCATGGGCGCGGCCAGCGGATTCGGCGCCATCGCCTCCGCACTCGCCCTCGACGAGGGCTTCCTGCCCCCGACCACCAACTACCGCACCCCCGACCCCGAACTGCCCGCCATCGACCCCGTGCCGAACGAGAGCCGCCCGGCACAGCCCAAGGTCGTGCAGAACAACGGCTTCGCCTTCGGCGGCAACAACGCCATCACCATCCTCGGACGGGTCGCATGAACGCCACCGCCATCACCCCGGACACCACCGGCCACCGGGACGTTCGCGAGAACACCCTGGCCATCACCGGCTGGGGCGTCGTCACCTCCCTGGCCATCGGCGCGGAGGAGTTCACCACCGCCATCGGCGAGGGCCGCAGCGGGCTGCGCGACGTCACCGGCATGTTCGACGAAGAGCTGCCCGAGCACGAGGCGTTCGCCATGCCCGACTTCAAGGTGCGCGACCACCTCGGCCGCAAGGGCACCAGCTTCTTCGACCGCAGCACCTCCCTCGGGCTGCTGGGCTGCACCCTCGCCCTCGACGACACCGACCTGACCGTCACCGACGACAACCGCGACCGGTTCGGCATCGTCCTGGGCACCACCGCCGGCAGCATCAAGGCCACCAGCGACTACAGCCGCGAAACCCTGGAGGGCGACAAGCCGTTCCGGGTCAACCCGGTGCTGTTCCCCAACACCGTGATGAACTGCGCCGCCGGCCAGTCCGCGATCTGGCTGGGGCTCAAGGGCGTCAACGCCACCGTCGCCGGCGGCCGGCTCGCCGGGCTCAGCGCCCTGCGCTACGCCCGCAACCAGATCCGGCGCGGCTACGCGGACGCCCTGCTCGTCGGTTCCGCCGAGGAGTTCAGCCCGCACACCGCCTGGTTCAGCCACCGCCAGCACGCGGCCGAGGAGGGCCGGGTCAAGGTCGGCGAAGGCTCCGCCGTCTTCGTCGTGGAGAACGCCGAGGAGGTACGCGCCCAGGGACGCACCCCCGACGCCGAGGTCCTGGCCGTCGAGGTCGGCACCTACGGCGCCCCCGGCCGCGAGCCCGACGCCGGAGCCGGGCTCGCCGACTGCATCGGCCGCGCCCTGCGCCGCGCCGCGGTGGAACCCTCCCAGGTGCGGGCGGTCGCCACCGGCGAGAGCGGAATCGCCCGCCTGGACGACATCGAGCGCCGTGGCATCGAGAGCGCGCTCGGCGCCGAGGTGTGGCGGGTGCGGGCCAGCGAGTGGGTCGGCGAGTGCCAGAGCGCCTCCGGCTCGCTGCAGCTCGCCGCCCTGCTGGCCGGCCACCGCGGCCACCCGGAGCTGGACGGTGCGGTGTCCGTGGTCACCTCGGTCTCTCCCGACGGCGGTGTCGGCGCGGCCGTACTGAGGGGGTGGCACCGTGCACGTGGCGATCACCGGGGCTGAGCTGCTCACCTGCCACGGCGGCACCGACACCACCTTCGCCGCCCTGACCAAGGGCGTCGACGGCAGCCAGGGCCTGCGGTTCTACGACACCGACCGCATCAACGTCACCCGCGGCTACCACGTCGACGACTCCGCCGACGCCGAGTCCGAACCGCCGCTGCGGGCCGGGCGTTGGCTCGCCCGCTGTGTCCTCGGCGCGGTCCGCCAGGCCGGGGTCGACCCGGCCGCCGAGCGGGTGTCCGTCATCGTCGGCACCGGACTGCGCGAACTGCGGGCCATGGAGCGCTGGGCCGTGGACGGCGTCCCGGTGCGCCGCCGGGATCTGCACTTCACCACCGCGATCCGGGAAGTGCTGCCCGAGGTCACCGAGGTGATCACGGTGTCCAACGCCTGCTCCGCGTCGGGCCACGCCCTCGCGCTCGCCCAGGACCTGCTCGCGGCGGGCGAGGCGGACGCGGTCGTCGCGGCGGGCTGCGACGCGATGAGCGAATCCATGCTCACCATGATCGGCCGGGTGGCCGACGCCCCCACGCCCGCACTCCGGCCCTTCCAGGAGGGCCGCGCCGGTGTGCTGCTGGGCGAGGGCGCGGTGGCGGTCGTCCTGCGCCGGGCCGCCGACGCCGGGCCCGGCGCACTGGCCACCGTCCTCGCCACCGGGCTCTCCTGCGACGCCCACCACGAGACCGCCCCGGACGTGGGCGGCATCGTCGCGGCCATGCGGGACGCCCACCGCCGCGCCGGGGTCAGCCCGCACGACATCGGCCTGGTCCTCGCCCACGGCACCGGCACCGCGCTCAACGACCCGACCGAGGCCGCCGCCCTGGACACGGTCTTCGCCGGTGCCGCCCCCGGCCCGCTGGTGACCGGCATCAAGGGCGCCATCGGGCACACCTCCGGCAGCGCGGCGCTGATGAGCCTGCTCGTCGCCGCCGAGGCGATGCGCTCCGGTTCGGTGCCCGCGACCGTGGGGCTGGCCGAGCCGATCGAGGCGGCCGCGGGACTGCGGCTGGTCGTCGGCGAACCCGCGCCCTGCGACGCCCGGGTGGCCCAGGTCAACGCCTTCGGATTCGGCGGAGTCAACGCCGTCAGCGTGATCGGGGTGGACCGATGACCATGAACCCCGACCCGATGACCATGAACCCCGACCCGGTGACCGTCACCGCACACGCCCTCCATGTGCCCGATCCGATCGGTGGCTTCGCGGCGACCGCGGCGGGGGAGCTCTTCTCCTCCGTGGCCCCGGAACCGGCCTGCGGCCCCGAGCAGGCGCACACCGTACTGGGCCGTAAGGGGCTGCTGTACAAGGAGGACGCGACCCGGCTGGCGCTGTGCGCGGTCCACCGTGCGTTCGGACTGCCGCCGGGCAAGCTCACCGAACCGCTCCCCGGAGCGGAACACACCGCCGTCGTCGTCAGCTCCAACGTCGGCAACGCCCGCACCGTCCGCGACATCGTGGCCGAGATGCGGGCCGGCTCCGCCCACGACGTCAGCCCGCTGAACGGTCCCAACGCCTCCAGCAATGTGATCGCCAGCACCCTCGCCATCCGCTACGGCTTCACCGGGCCCAATCTGATGGTGTGCTCCGGCGCCACCTCCGGACTGGACGCCGTCCGGCTGGGCGCCCTGCTGCTGCGCGGCGAACGCGCCCGCCGGGTCGTGGTGGTCGGGGTCGAACCCGACGACGAGGTGGCCCGCGGACTGGCCGCCCTCCGCCCCGCCGCACCCGGCACCACCGTGCCGGTCCCGCT
Coding sequences:
- a CDS encoding acyl carrier protein; its protein translation is MSEAREQHLDELREIVAEVLEVEPEEITETGSFVEEHEADSLRAIEILARIEKKYKIDIPQSELPQMENLKAVYDVVANQAGWQD
- a CDS encoding DUF3995 domain-containing protein, giving the protein MNAPAARDTGGRQMAWAGYTAAVLAIVFGLFSFYWAAGGTFGIDTLGGAIQRMAERRDSGFLAVVWITGALKVAGGLFSLSLVRPWGRVVPRPLMLLAGWGGAALLTVYGALQVGSLLLVAFGVLTPSDPVEWKPLLWRLFVWDMSFLVWGILLFLATRTYVMNHPRRPERRGGN
- the sbnA gene encoding 2,3-diaminopropionate biosynthesis protein SbnA → MYDSAQDLVFDHVFLRIDGLVPDIRLLLKIEGFNPAGSIKLKTAIGLVEDAERWNLLRPGGHIIESSSGNLGVALASVCAARGYRFTCVTDPNTSPQNAALIRAFGATLVVVDKKDANGGYLQSRIDHIHDRLREDPSLFWPNQYANEANPRIHRERTAAAILEEVPEVDHLFIGAGTTGTLMGCAAYFHERSPHTRIVAVDTAGSVTFGFPPGKRHLPGLGTSRKPELCDPRLVDDIVIVPEAEAIRMCRTIARSRGIAIGGSTGSVLAAVARRGPSLPPGSTVVAIAPDTGDRYLNTIYNDAWVEERFGHQALAPAGADDHPDADGSLLLKG
- the sbnB gene encoding 2,3-diaminopropionate biosynthesis protein SbnB, coding for MFDFHVVSGKTARRVIGRSRSKIVDQVRDTYLTHDLGDSVNPNSYFLRFPDKPDSRIIALPAYLGGGHSVAGIKWIASFPANIERSVPRASAVLLLNDYETGYPFACLEAAQISAARTAASAVLAAETLHGSRTARRLLVIGAGIIARNILEFFTDRDWQLDEVLVHDRDPRYAESLTEHVSGVLGHRASVAPDRDKAIAEADLVVLATTAGEPYITRPGTFAPGQIVLNISLRDIGPEIVVGACNILDDIDHCLTANTSPHLAEQKFGHRDFINGTLADVIRGRRKVAADRPVIFSPFGLGVLDLAVGAFVHRAALEANEATAIEGFFGETTRW
- the fabG gene encoding 3-oxoacyl-[acyl-carrier-protein] reductase, with amino-acid sequence MSTQRRALVTGGSRGIGASVALRLAQDGMDVAFCYRSEKERAEETAERIRELGVRCFHAPCDVADLEAVQSFIKEAEADLGPIDTLVNSAGIVRDNPLVLMPVEDWNAVIDASLTGVFNFCRSMAFGFMKRKRGVIVNVSSVAGVYGNKAQTNYSAAKAGINGMSKALAKELAPYGLRVNVVAPGFIETDMTADLTDKVRAQAMELVPMRRFGTPEDVAELVSFLVSDRAGYITGQILQVDGGIVL
- a CDS encoding 3-hydroxyacyl-ACP dehydratase FabZ family protein; protein product: MSRRFAAPLTAVDTVDIADTPGGARVEAVKRIAGEDPYLVGHYPDFTIYPGVFTLESVHQAIRHWATERHGPGAVAELATITSISFAAPLVPGDTLRIGCDLTEHDDTPATVRAKVRCHRGDGALSARMTLELRIDRRDGDDHA
- a CDS encoding 3-hydroxyacyl-ACP dehydratase FabZ family protein; translated protein: MITLEHADIRRILPHRHPVLLVDRVLDLEPGSRITATKTVSGSEPCYAGLDEDLPTSAYAYPASLLVESFGQTGAVLWLYSAATAGERREGTLIFGSAREVTITGSAYPGDVLRHTVEIDQLIGDNAFMRGETWVGERRIATLGSVLAVVREGIAAGTGS
- a CDS encoding acyl carrier protein; the protein is MSEAREKHLDELREIVAEVLEVEPEEITETGSFVEEHEADSLRAIEILARIEKKYKIDIPQSELPQMENLKAVYDVVAAQSGWQD
- a CDS encoding beta-ketoacyl-[acyl-carrier-protein] synthase family protein, producing MNRRVVITGLGPVSSIGTGVTAFGRALRAGTSGISAISSFDSSGFPHYMAGEVPDFDPKALLRTLSTSEWGRTSLFAAAAARLAVEDAGIDEKVLAGAAAGSSIGTTSGESQVIEALTAEWVHSGLDRITPAYAAQVPASRLATAVNQELGLTGEAVTLSTACSASNYALGYAYDQIVTGDADYMIAGGADSVCRWAHAGFYRLGALTEKVCSPFDKDRSGILTGEGGAALFLESLESATERGAHIYAEVLGYGLNCDANHMVAPDPVSIAACMRRAHHNAGIAPADVDYICAHGTGTPANDAMEAQAVVEVFGTRPPPISSIKSMLGHTMGAASGFGAIASALALDEGFLPPTTNYRTPDPELPAIDPVPNESRPAQPKVVQNNGFAFGGNNAITILGRVA
- a CDS encoding beta-ketoacyl synthase N-terminal-like domain-containing protein; this translates as MNATAITPDTTGHRDVRENTLAITGWGVVTSLAIGAEEFTTAIGEGRSGLRDVTGMFDEELPEHEAFAMPDFKVRDHLGRKGTSFFDRSTSLGLLGCTLALDDTDLTVTDDNRDRFGIVLGTTAGSIKATSDYSRETLEGDKPFRVNPVLFPNTVMNCAAGQSAIWLGLKGVNATVAGGRLAGLSALRYARNQIRRGYADALLVGSAEEFSPHTAWFSHRQHAAEEGRVKVGEGSAVFVVENAEEVRAQGRTPDAEVLAVEVGTYGAPGREPDAGAGLADCIGRALRRAAVEPSQVRAVATGESGIARLDDIERRGIESALGAEVWRVRASEWVGECQSASGSLQLAALLAGHRGHPELDGAVSVVTSVSPDGGVGAAVLRGWHRARGDHRG
- a CDS encoding beta-ketoacyl synthase N-terminal-like domain-containing protein yields the protein MHVAITGAELLTCHGGTDTTFAALTKGVDGSQGLRFYDTDRINVTRGYHVDDSADAESEPPLRAGRWLARCVLGAVRQAGVDPAAERVSVIVGTGLRELRAMERWAVDGVPVRRRDLHFTTAIREVLPEVTEVITVSNACSASGHALALAQDLLAAGEADAVVAAGCDAMSESMLTMIGRVADAPTPALRPFQEGRAGVLLGEGAVAVVLRRAADAGPGALATVLATGLSCDAHHETAPDVGGIVAAMRDAHRRAGVSPHDIGLVLAHGTGTALNDPTEAAALDTVFAGAAPGPLVTGIKGAIGHTSGSAALMSLLVAAEAMRSGSVPATVGLAEPIEAAAGLRLVVGEPAPCDARVAQVNAFGFGGVNAVSVIGVDR
- a CDS encoding beta-ketoacyl synthase N-terminal-like domain-containing protein, encoding MTMNPDPMTMNPDPVTVTAHALHVPDPIGGFAATAAGELFSSVAPEPACGPEQAHTVLGRKGLLYKEDATRLALCAVHRAFGLPPGKLTEPLPGAEHTAVVVSSNVGNARTVRDIVAEMRAGSAHDVSPLNGPNASSNVIASTLAIRYGFTGPNLMVCSGATSGLDAVRLGALLLRGERARRVVVVGVEPDDEVARGLAALRPAAPGTTVPVPLRAAAACVVLEPGGRGPHLGDVHRHTRPDDIADALAPPAALRLTAPGAPGAAGGIDLTAHLGEVYGALGVVQLAVAAAWLGSGQPSGPGGALITCGDGEDGYASVRLDPAVVPARAGGG